A window of the Desulfobacula toluolica Tol2 genome harbors these coding sequences:
- a CDS encoding outer membrane lipoprotein-sorting protein, whose product MRILGLIFILSVLFISDGLTGEARQIVQSVLDRDDGTTEIGRVRLSTCGVVKKDKTIVCKSNPRVKIMDMVRKDYGPREKDHKTVTIIIEPAGEKGISFLQYDYEQKGKETDQWLYLSALGKVKRIVSGNEQEPKTGSFFGSELSYEDMEKRHIDDYTYRLLGEETYANRACYVIESVPVKERAIKSNYSKALDWVDKDRNLILKSILYNRQGKKFKRFYFGKITKINNILVPMQIMVLNLETHRRTVMSYEKIALNLPVDDDFLTVRTLIDGAFRESNLKKYQAAY is encoded by the coding sequence ATGCGAATCCTTGGCTTGATCTTTATTCTTTCAGTGCTTTTTATTTCAGACGGTCTGACCGGCGAGGCCAGGCAAATTGTTCAAAGCGTCCTGGACAGGGATGACGGAACCACAGAGATCGGGCGGGTCAGGCTGTCCACCTGCGGTGTTGTAAAAAAAGACAAAACAATTGTCTGCAAATCCAATCCCAGGGTAAAAATCATGGATATGGTCAGAAAAGACTACGGCCCCAGGGAAAAGGACCATAAAACCGTCACCATTATCATTGAACCTGCCGGAGAAAAGGGGATCAGTTTTTTGCAATACGATTATGAGCAAAAAGGCAAAGAGACTGACCAGTGGCTTTACCTGTCCGCCCTGGGAAAGGTCAAACGAATTGTATCCGGCAATGAGCAAGAACCGAAAACCGGCAGTTTTTTCGGCTCTGAACTCAGTTATGAAGATATGGAAAAAAGGCATATTGATGATTATACCTATCGGCTCCTGGGTGAAGAAACCTATGCAAACAGAGCCTGTTATGTGATTGAATCCGTGCCGGTAAAAGAGAGGGCGATCAAAAGCAATTACTCAAAAGCCCTGGATTGGGTGGATAAGGACCGGAATCTGATTTTAAAATCCATCCTCTATAACCGCCAGGGTAAAAAATTCAAACGGTTCTATTTTGGCAAGATTACAAAGATCAACAATATCCTGGTGCCAATGCAGATTATGGTTCTCAATCTTGAGACCCACCGCAGAACCGTAATGAGCTATGAAAAGATCGCCTTGAATCTGCCGGTGGACGATGACTTTTTAACGGTTAGAACTCTTATCGACGGTGCGTTCCGGGAAAGCAACCTGAAAAAATACCAGGCTGCTTATTGA
- a CDS encoding DUF1302 family protein has product MKLARDKIFPPVPCLFLFVCLICFFIAGLIADFIPGLAGRAYAQSQFDTDDEQIIFQEEDLPDMEDKTHLTPDDPLHPEPTWTDHFFEESTVTLGYRFSHGVEAGPKIIDNNVFVRLEYDTLFRDYLFLKFDGKCSVHPKTDHRADAEERDVLVDAWVRQAFVQAGYDNFSLKIGHQINVWGKADTVAITDVVSARDLSEFIFIRLEDARLGQFMISGNFYSRYFNTFLFYSPLPETDREPATNSRYDRAPESQDTIVVLEKSPQFGDSEFGVKIDKIISKTDVSLMAGRFFSNSARYAYQGYDLDAKPVATKTYPAYTMAGAALSHAWQQFLFKMELAYKFGFALQGNDADGLFRVEKKDVIDAAIGVEYNANDRYQMSVELSNRHIRSGGSGLTQDCDEKDSAFYYMFQKDFLNQTLDFEYNFYCHVQKKDRFHRFQLTYDLTDSLEIIADYTVFNARDKDSLMWQYQKEDRISLEIKSFF; this is encoded by the coding sequence ATGAAGCTTGCAAGGGACAAGATTTTTCCCCCTGTACCCTGTTTATTTCTGTTTGTCTGCCTGATCTGTTTTTTTATTGCCGGTCTTATTGCCGATTTTATCCCGGGACTTGCCGGCAGAGCTTATGCCCAAAGTCAGTTTGACACCGATGATGAACAGATCATCTTTCAAGAAGAAGATTTGCCGGACATGGAAGACAAAACTCATTTGACCCCGGATGATCCCCTGCACCCGGAACCAACCTGGACGGATCATTTTTTTGAAGAATCCACCGTCACGTTGGGATATAGGTTTTCCCACGGGGTGGAAGCAGGTCCGAAAATCATTGATAATAACGTTTTTGTCCGCCTTGAATACGACACCCTGTTCCGGGATTATCTTTTCTTAAAATTTGACGGCAAGTGCAGTGTTCATCCGAAAACCGATCACAGGGCAGATGCCGAAGAACGTGATGTGCTGGTTGATGCTTGGGTCAGACAAGCTTTTGTCCAGGCAGGATATGACAATTTCAGCCTGAAAATCGGTCACCAGATCAATGTCTGGGGAAAAGCGGATACAGTGGCCATAACCGATGTGGTATCTGCACGGGATCTTTCGGAATTCATCTTTATCCGGCTTGAAGATGCCAGGCTCGGCCAGTTCATGATTTCGGGAAATTTTTATTCCCGTTATTTTAATACCTTTTTGTTTTACAGCCCCCTGCCGGAAACAGACCGGGAGCCGGCCACAAATTCCAGGTATGACAGAGCGCCTGAAAGCCAAGACACGATTGTCGTCCTGGAAAAGTCTCCCCAATTCGGCGACTCTGAGTTCGGGGTGAAAATCGATAAAATTATTTCAAAGACCGATGTCTCCCTTATGGCCGGCCGGTTTTTTTCCAATTCAGCCCGGTATGCGTATCAGGGATATGATTTGGATGCAAAACCGGTGGCAACCAAGACATACCCCGCCTACACCATGGCGGGAGCGGCATTGAGCCATGCATGGCAGCAGTTTTTGTTCAAGATGGAACTGGCATATAAGTTTGGATTTGCCTTGCAGGGAAATGATGCAGACGGGCTTTTTCGGGTTGAAAAAAAAGACGTGATTGATGCTGCAATCGGTGTTGAATACAATGCAAATGATCGATACCAAATGAGTGTGGAGCTGTCCAACCGGCATATCCGTTCAGGGGGATCAGGCCTGACACAAGATTGTGATGAAAAAGATTCGGCTTTTTACTATATGTTTCAAAAAGATTTTTTAAATCAGACCTTGGATTTTGAGTATAACTTTTATTGCCATGTCCAAAAAAAAGACAGGTTCCATCGGTTTCAACTCACCTATGACCTGACTGACAGCCTTGAAATAATAGCTGATTATACCGTTTTCAATGCCAGGGATAAAGACAGCCTGATGTGGCAATATCAAAAGGAAGACCGCATCAGCCTTGAAATTAAAAGCTTTTTTTAA
- a CDS encoding LuxR C-terminal-related transcriptional regulator, whose product MQLLTTKFHIPGFKADAVVSRQRIRRLIDENSSIVILSAPAGFGKTTLLSEWVEHCKTLVAWVSLEQSENIPNVFWRYMITAVASVLNRCGQNSLEQIKSSGTSLIENILIEMINEIAAEGTKFTLVLDDFHVISDGKIHEGMEFLMDHLPSNMRMIIAGREAPRLSISKFRLSGKLVEINALQFRFNTHETEDLLNKIHGLDLTQKDVVSLTKKTEGWIAGLVLAILSMKEQKNKRSFIDDFTGSHRYIIDYLVEEVLSGLGDEIKNFMLKISILERFCSELCRAVTTNPDSRRILMAMEQNNLFLIPLDNNREWFRYHHLFREFLLKHLMEKDPGKVKHLHANAFVWLKDQGGVSEAFHHGVLAKNYRAAADLLGQNAPELFSRSGGFVLKTLIERLPETIVSNNPELCSYSVWLNVLAGDFESVGLLGREVFKKDKTVSGFLSLIKGYRYFYQTGEFEKSIKEMKECLQALPEKEGLVREMGELVLGLSMKYSGDIGSAYEYIKKISQGDDIPALRAISYADILCVMGKLNMAFSFIDTTIEKGKKRYGETLVPEYGFLYILKADILREQNEIGEALKACKKGLYLARNNEYVEIIFLGNLEYARILAADENHEESEKAMAVSIEAARVSSTWGEFMSRAYEIRMQIAQGNMDDAQELIRKINLQYLQLDQNLELDQDLAIPYHKYHLYLSLCRYWLCKKQTRHVHGITDAMIREDLPVKGNGRLIECYVLKAIAYHVENDMDNALKILKKAFVLSEKQGQVRVYIDEGEAILTLFKQALKRGILPEYLKKYIDRPKGSCELRSVMINEFKETFNDREIEVLKLMKKGGSNQDIADTLFLSVNTVRWYAGRIFAKLNVKRRGEAVAFAEKYELI is encoded by the coding sequence ATGCAACTGCTTACAACAAAATTTCATATTCCCGGATTTAAGGCTGATGCCGTTGTATCACGTCAAAGAATCCGCCGTCTTATTGATGAAAACAGTTCTATTGTGATCCTCTCCGCTCCTGCGGGATTCGGGAAAACCACATTGCTCAGTGAATGGGTGGAACATTGCAAAACCCTTGTGGCATGGGTTTCCCTTGAACAAAGTGAAAATATTCCCAATGTTTTCTGGAGGTATATGATCACGGCGGTTGCATCTGTTTTGAACCGTTGCGGTCAAAATTCACTGGAACAGATCAAATCTTCCGGAACATCTTTAATTGAAAACATTCTGATCGAAATGATCAATGAGATTGCCGCAGAGGGAACAAAATTCACCCTTGTTCTGGATGATTTTCATGTTATCTCAGATGGAAAAATCCATGAAGGGATGGAATTTTTAATGGATCATCTGCCGTCCAATATGCGGATGATCATTGCAGGCAGGGAAGCTCCCCGGCTTTCAATTTCAAAATTCCGGTTGTCGGGAAAACTGGTTGAGATAAATGCCCTGCAATTTCGTTTTAATACTCATGAAACCGAAGATCTGCTGAACAAAATCCATGGTCTTGACCTGACCCAAAAAGATGTTGTTTCTCTCACAAAGAAAACCGAAGGTTGGATTGCAGGACTTGTGCTTGCGATTCTGTCGATGAAGGAACAGAAGAATAAGCGGTCATTTATAGATGATTTTACCGGAAGTCACAGGTATATAATTGATTATCTGGTTGAGGAGGTTTTGTCCGGCCTTGGGGATGAGATCAAAAATTTCATGCTTAAGATCTCGATCCTGGAAAGATTCTGCTCCGAATTGTGCCGGGCTGTGACAACAAATCCCGACAGCCGCAGAATTCTGATGGCCATGGAGCAGAATAACCTTTTTCTGATTCCATTGGATAACAACAGGGAGTGGTTCCGTTATCACCATCTGTTCAGAGAGTTTCTCTTGAAGCATCTCATGGAAAAAGATCCCGGCAAGGTAAAGCATCTCCATGCAAATGCTTTTGTCTGGCTGAAGGATCAAGGGGGGGTGAGCGAAGCGTTTCATCATGGAGTGCTGGCAAAAAATTACAGGGCTGCAGCAGACCTGCTTGGGCAAAATGCGCCTGAGCTGTTCAGCCGGTCCGGCGGATTTGTTTTGAAAACTCTTATTGAGCGTCTGCCTGAAACCATCGTCAGCAATAATCCTGAGTTGTGCAGTTATTCGGTGTGGCTGAATGTCCTTGCCGGTGATTTTGAATCCGTTGGTCTCCTTGGCCGGGAGGTTTTCAAAAAAGATAAAACCGTGTCAGGATTTCTTTCCCTGATAAAAGGGTATCGCTATTTCTACCAGACCGGGGAATTTGAAAAAAGCATCAAAGAGATGAAAGAGTGTCTTCAGGCCCTGCCGGAAAAAGAGGGCCTGGTCCGTGAAATGGGAGAGCTTGTCCTGGGGCTTTCCATGAAGTATAGCGGTGATATCGGATCTGCATATGAATATATCAAAAAAATATCACAAGGAGATGATATTCCTGCTTTAAGGGCCATCAGCTATGCCGATATTCTCTGTGTTATGGGGAAGCTGAATATGGCATTTTCTTTTATCGACACAACCATTGAAAAAGGAAAGAAGCGATACGGGGAAACGCTTGTGCCGGAATACGGGTTTCTTTATATCCTAAAGGCCGATATCCTGCGGGAACAAAATGAGATCGGAGAGGCATTGAAAGCATGCAAAAAAGGATTATACCTTGCCAGAAACAATGAGTATGTTGAAATCATTTTTTTGGGCAACCTGGAATATGCCAGGATTCTTGCGGCGGACGAAAACCATGAGGAATCAGAAAAAGCAATGGCGGTTTCCATTGAGGCTGCCAGGGTGAGTTCTACATGGGGAGAGTTCATGTCAAGGGCATACGAAATTCGAATGCAGATCGCCCAGGGGAATATGGATGATGCCCAAGAGCTTATCAGGAAGATAAACCTGCAGTACCTGCAATTAGATCAGAACCTGGAATTGGATCAGGATCTGGCAATTCCCTATCATAAATATCATCTGTATCTCAGCCTTTGCAGGTATTGGCTTTGCAAAAAGCAGACCAGACATGTACATGGGATCACTGACGCCATGATCCGGGAGGATCTGCCGGTCAAGGGAAACGGGCGGTTGATTGAATGTTACGTCCTTAAGGCGATTGCATATCATGTGGAAAATGATATGGATAATGCCCTTAAAATTTTAAAAAAAGCATTTGTGCTTTCTGAAAAACAAGGTCAGGTAAGGGTTTATATTGACGAAGGGGAAGCTATTCTGACCTTGTTCAAACAAGCTTTGAAGCGGGGGATATTGCCGGAGTATCTGAAAAAATATATTGACCGTCCCAAAGGCAGTTGTGAACTTAGATCTGTGATGATCAATGAATTTAAAGAGACGTTTAATGACCGTGAAATCGAAGTTCTCAAATTGATGAAAAAAGGAGGCTCAAACCAGGATATAGCCGACACTCTTTTTCTTTCGGTCAATACCGTGAGGTGGTATGCAGGTCGTATTTTTGCAAAACTCAATGTGAAAAGACGGGGAGAAGCAGTTGCCTTTGCTGAAAAGTATGAGCTGATCTGA